A genomic stretch from Chitinophaga agri includes:
- a CDS encoding response regulator translates to MAKKVILLVDDDLDDQELFGEAMSIVDSEAHCHFASDGEEGLRMLDHTGLDCDLIFLDLNMPKMNGKQFLAEIKKNSAYRNIPVVIFSTSLREKDGIETAEMGAAHFLTKPSSFGELCKQLETVLSKALPQ, encoded by the coding sequence ATGGCTAAAAAAGTAATTTTACTGGTAGACGATGACTTAGATGACCAGGAGCTTTTTGGAGAAGCAATGTCTATAGTGGATAGTGAAGCTCACTGCCATTTTGCTTCAGATGGAGAAGAAGGTTTACGCATGCTGGACCATACAGGTCTGGATTGTGACCTGATCTTCCTGGATCTGAACATGCCCAAAATGAATGGTAAACAGTTCCTTGCGGAAATCAAAAAGAACAGCGCCTACCGCAACATCCCTGTTGTTATTTTCTCTACCTCACTGAGAGAAAAAGATGGTATTGAAACTGCTGAGATGGGCGCCGCTCATTTCCTTACAAAGCCATCCAGTTTTGGCGAGTTGTGCAAGCAACTGGAAACCGTGTTATCTAAAGCACTGCCTCAATAA
- a CDS encoding glycoside hydrolase family 172 protein, whose protein sequence is MKKFPLLLFVLSFAAPLFAQQFNGLDMNLGNLYRTSSAKTRSISPENFTGEKGKGGMAVPQKDAAINTANASHAARDLGQGWKVNPFVIIKPGQTFTLAEIDGSGAIQHIWMTPTGVWRYSILRMYWDDEKEPSVECPVGDFFGMAWNEYAPLNSMAITVNPGSAFNSYWMMPFRRKCRITMENINTEQMTLYYQVDYTLTDVPDDAAYFHAQFRRTNPDTTSDYVLLDNVKGKGQYVGTFMALGVNNSGWWGEGEIKFFMDGDMKFPTICGTGTEDYFCGSYNFDRGGRYTEFCTPYAGLHQVIRPDGTYKARQRFGMYRWHIMDPVRFEKDLRVTIQDLGWREGGRYLKQHSDISSVVYWYQTEPHQTFPKLPSRDNLEVY, encoded by the coding sequence ATGAAAAAATTCCCGTTATTACTGTTTGTACTCAGCTTCGCTGCACCCCTGTTTGCACAGCAGTTCAATGGTCTGGACATGAACCTCGGAAACCTGTACCGCACCTCCAGCGCAAAGACCCGTTCTATCAGTCCGGAGAACTTTACAGGAGAAAAAGGTAAAGGAGGGATGGCCGTTCCTCAGAAAGATGCGGCGATCAATACTGCAAATGCTTCCCACGCGGCCCGTGATCTGGGGCAGGGATGGAAAGTGAATCCCTTTGTTATTATTAAGCCCGGACAAACCTTTACCCTGGCAGAGATAGATGGTTCAGGCGCTATCCAGCATATATGGATGACGCCGACAGGCGTATGGCGTTATTCCATCCTGCGCATGTACTGGGACGATGAGAAGGAGCCTTCGGTGGAATGTCCGGTAGGTGATTTCTTCGGGATGGCGTGGAACGAATATGCGCCCCTGAACTCAATGGCGATAACCGTCAATCCGGGGAGTGCTTTTAATAGCTACTGGATGATGCCTTTCAGGAGGAAATGCCGGATCACGATGGAGAATATCAATACTGAACAGATGACGCTGTATTATCAGGTAGACTATACCTTAACGGATGTGCCCGATGATGCCGCTTATTTTCATGCACAGTTCCGTCGTACAAATCCGGATACAACCTCCGACTATGTATTGCTTGACAATGTAAAAGGTAAAGGGCAGTATGTGGGCACCTTTATGGCGCTGGGTGTGAATAATTCAGGTTGGTGGGGAGAAGGGGAGATCAAGTTCTTTATGGACGGTGATATGAAGTTTCCGACTATCTGTGGAACAGGCACAGAAGATTATTTCTGTGGATCGTACAACTTTGACAGGGGAGGGCGGTATACTGAGTTCTGTACGCCCTATGCGGGATTACATCAGGTGATACGTCCGGACGGCACCTATAAGGCGCGCCAGCGATTTGGTATGTATCGCTGGCATATCATGGATCCGGTTCGCTTTGAGAAGGACTTACGTGTCACTATACAAGACCTGGGATGGAGAGAAGGAGGTCGGTACCTGAAGCAGCATTCTGATATCTCGTCAGTAGTATACTGGTACCAGACAGAACCGCATCAAACATTTCCTAAGTTACCATCGAGAGATAACCTGGAAGTTTATTGA